AGTGACTCAAAATTGGGAGATGAAGATTATTCAAGTAAAAAAGATTCTATTAAAAAGAAAGTTATTACTTCTGACTTTAGCTAGTTTAATGGTTATTCAGATCTGTATAAGTGCTTCGTATCCTTATTTAACAAAAGTTATTGTGGATGAAGTCTTAATGAAAAAACAAGTAGACAAGTTAAAAGTTATTATAATGGTTGCAGTGATCCTTATTGTAGTACAAGTTCCTTTGAATATTATTGTGAGTTATTTATGCTCAAAATGGAATCAATTAATTATTTTTGAGTTACGTAAAAACGTAAGTATGTCTTTTTTTGATAGTAAAGAAAACTCTAAAAAGAATGGTCTATTTATTAATACAATAACTAATGATTGCGAATTAATTGGGAAACAATTATTAAATATTATAATTAATAGTTTTCCTAATATACTTTTGATTGTCATATATCTTTCAATATTGATATTTTTGAATCCTTTTTTAGTTGGAATCCTTTTATTAGGACTGCCACTATTTTTATTAATTGCGTATTTTACTTCAAAAAAAGTTTCAGTTCTTACTAAAGAGCTACAACGATATCGAGATAGGCTAGTTGAATTCTTAAATAGTTATGTTCGTAATAAACTTTTAATAGATCTCTATGGAGCAAGAAGAGAGGAAACAAACTATTTTTATAAGGTTTCTACGCAATTGAAAGATGTGAATGTAAAAACAAATACAATTATATCTTTTTTAAATAATATATCTAATTTAATTGCTGTAATTACGCCATTAATTACTTTGTTAGTTGGTAGCTTTTTAGTCATTAACAACAAACTTAGTTTGGGATCACTTATTACATTCAATACTTATACAGCTCTGCTGTTTAGTCCTATAGGAAGGTTATTGAATATATCCCCTATGATTTCTCAATTGAAGGTATCTATTGAAAGAATTAAAGAGGTAAAAATACCAGCTGAAATATATAAAGAAGGTATCTATGATAGGTTTCTATGCTCTGATGATTGCTTGATCTCTGTTAGTAAGCTCATTCCTTACGTGGAAAAAAGACCATTATTAAAGACTGAGCTTAATTTTAATATAAAAAAGGGAGAACTTTTAAAAATTTCAGGAAAGAATGGAATAGGAAAGTCAATTTTATTGCAATGCTTAATAAATTATCACAAAAATTTTACTGGATATATTCAAATAGATAAAAACGTGAAAATTATTTATATACCACAGGAAAATTTTTGTTTGAAGGGACAGTAAAGGAAAACTTAACAAAAGGACTTCCTGAATATGAAATAGATTTTTTATTTTATTTAATTAGGAAATTCAAATTTGAAATAGATTTAAATCGAAAAGTTAATGCATTTTCTTTAAACTTAAGTAGTGGACAATTACAGAAAATTAAATTGATTCGAGCTTTGCTTAGTAAACCAGACATACTTTTGTTAGATGAGGTATTTGCTAACTTAGATCATGAAACAAGTATTACTTTAATCAATTATTTGAGGGAAAACTTATTAACCGCGATATTCGTTTATCATGGAGACACTGAGCGACTTTTAAAACAAAATGAATATAATACTTTAAATTTAGACTATTATGCTATAGCTTAATTTTGAGAATGCTAAAATTAAGGAATACTAGCGTGTTTTCTTTTGAAAAAATTATTTATCAATTAGATAATGTTTTGACAGTCGTCTAATTAATATCAGTTATGACGAGATTATCCATTCGAAATAGGTTCTTCTACAGGTTGCATTTGATACGGTTTATGCTATAATTTAGACAACAAAAAGAATTTTCAATCTATAACCGAAAACCACTAGCTGGCGGGCTAGTGGTTTTCTTTTACGTTTCTATTATAAGAATTAACGGGTAGGCTTACTGTCTTTCTTGGCAAATTTGCAATCAAGCCATTTGCAGATGTAGTGTGCGGCTACCTCTGCCATGATTGCAAAAACAAAATCAAAAAGAATTTTCAAATCTATAACCTCCTCCCCTTGCCAGAATAGGCCGGGGTAGCAGACAGCAATAACATTATAGCACACTTGAAATTTCCAATTTTATAGGATTTTGCTATACTCTTTACGAGGTGAGCGTAATGAAAAAATATATTGGTTTACTTGATAAAATTAGAGTAATTCAAACACAACCTTTACTGTTAAGATTTACGTTACAAACAACAAATGGACCGATTAATTGTGTTGTCGCAAATATCGATATTGCAGATAGGTTATTGATTATGGAAGATGATAAATACAATATCGCTGTAACTGGCCATTTCAATAAAAGAAAACAACTAGTAATCGAAACAATGGATTTATTGAATCCAGACCATTATACAAAGAGTATGGGAATCTAACTTAGATAAAAGACAAGCTACTATTTCTTTATGGAATGGTAGCTTTTTTTATACATAAAAATGAAACAGCCTTATTAGGAAGGCGTAAACGCCTTCTCAATTGTAAAACCCTTCTCTCACTCCAACCGCCACCGCCGTTCGAGAAAAGCGAACGCAAAGCGTTCGTAAAGAAATGGGGTCTTGCTACGCAAGACGGATCGTAAAGGCGTCCTCTGGTAGAAAGATTTGATCCAGTCCGCTGTTTCTTTATTGATTTGCCAGACCGGCAACAAGTTGCCTTTTATCACCAAAAACAGCAAAGGACAAAGGTAAAATGCACGCTGCGCGCCCTTGTCCTTTGCTGTTTTAGTTGATTCATTCTGGGCAACAAATCAATAAAGAAAGAAACGGCGGAAGGTTCAAAACCTTTCCCTAAGAGGAGGCAGGGTCAACTGTGAGAGAAAAATATGATTATTGGGGTGTACCTTTTAGTGTGTTGTATCCAATACCAAATATAAGGTATAAAAGTGTACCACATCAGATTGCATGTGACTGTGGAGAAAAAGCGGATTCTATAAAATCTGTATATCGCTATCAGTGTAAGACATGTGGAAGAAAATATTCATTAGTACGTGGCGACTACATTTTAATCGAAAATGACTTGGAGGAATAAAACATGGTTCAAAAATACTATGATGAATTTGCTAAATTACCTTTGGAAAAAATGGCACAAAAAATGGAAGATATGACCTTTCTTTACAATGAGACTCGTGTGCCAAAAAAAACATTACAAAAAACAGCTATCAGTAGCTGTCGAGGAAATGATTGAATCTAGTGTAGAAATCAATTTGATTGAAACGTATTACCGAACTTTGGAACAGTTGAAGAAACAAAATCCAAAATGGTTGTTTCAAGCACTGGTGTGCTTGGATTCAGGTGTTAAACCGAGTGCGATTACTCCTTCCGAGTATCAGGCGTTAGAGCTTACTTATGCCAAATATTCGGAAACAAAAAAAGCTAAGACAATTTCTAATAAATGGCTAGATTTATTTGAAAAAATCAAAGAATATGGCGCATTGTACACACTTGAATTGGAGGGAAATGAAGATGAGTGAGGTTGTATATCAATTATCGACGGAGGACATTTGTCAATTTTTGACAAATAGGGAACATTTAAATGAGGTAACAAGAAGAGTGAAACATTCTTTTAGTTGTATGGAAGAGTTAGGGTACTTTGTAAATAGTGTGGAACAAGAGCTATATAACGAGAAGCAAACGAGTGTTTTAAAAGTTGAAGCTAAGGTTAATTATTATACACTTCTACCTAAAATGGAAAATAACAGTACTCTTTTACGTTTTGAGACCGACCATTATATCATGGAAGTATTTTTAGAGACCAACGAGTATGTAAAAAATTATATTAATTGCGTGATTCTTAGGAAAGAATACTATTCAGAAAATGACTATGTAACATTTGTAGAAAGTGGCAAGGACATGGAAGAAAGAATGGAGGAGCTAAATCAAAAAGAATATAATCACTTTGATTATTATGTGCTTTTTGCTCAATTTCTAACAGCCGAGACTGATTTAGCATTAGTGTTTGGCAATGGATATTTTTTAACAGTACCTCAATCATTTCTTGATGAGTACAAAAAAGAAGTTGCAAATTCAAAGGGCAATAACTCTGAAATGCGTAAAGAACTGTATGAGACATTTCATTTTGATGAGACCGAACAAATGTTAGTAGAGTTAGAGAGAAAACAAGTTGCTTATCAAATGTTTTTATTAAAGAAATATAGTTAATTTTAGCATTTATACTGAAAAGTGAAAGTGTGTGGTTGAAATAAGAATATCGTCTATCGAAAATAGATTAGATGCGTTCTTATTTCGCACCACCACACTCCCACCTGCCACCGCCGTTAAGGTGGTGCGAAATAAGCGGGCAAAGCCCGATTTCCCTAAGAAAAAGAAAGAGGTTATAAATTATGAGTAAAATTATTCCATTACTATTTGTATTATTTGTAGGTGAAACAATCATGCGTCATATAAGCACAGGATTCCACATGAATTCCTTACTGTTTATCGCAATACTATTGTTCTGTTTAATTTTTTGGCGTCTAATAGTAGCTATTGTCTGGTTTATTTTGAAAGCGATCCTTACAGTTTTCTTTATAGGAATATTTCGATGAAAGGAGATTTATAAAATGACTGTTGCAATTGGAAATAAAAGGCTGCCAGTTACTTTAGATGATCACAGAAAAAAGGAACTCCAAAAGATGAAGGAAAAATATCATAAAAGTGAGTCAAAGATCATGTGTGTTGCTTTGGATTTGTTGATTGAACAGGAAAAGGCTGACTTTGAGATTCCAAGCTTAAAAAAGTGACGTCACTTTTAAAAGAAAACAGAAAAAAGTGCTATCACTTTTGTTCCAAAAATGTTTTAATATATTATTCAAATAGAAAGATAATTTGTTTTAAAATCATAAAAAATGGTGAAAAATAAAGGGAGGAATCTATTTAATGTTAGATCAATGGATTAATCATTCAATGGGATCAAATGGGAG
This window of the Enterococcus mundtii genome carries:
- a CDS encoding ABC transporter transmembrane domain-containing protein gives rise to the protein MVIQICISASYPYLTKVIVDEVLMKKQVDKLKVIIMVAVILIVVQVPLNIIVSYLCSKWNQLIIFELRKNVSMSFFDSKENSKKNGLFINTITNDCELIGKQLLNIIINSFPNILLIVIYLSILIFLNPFLVGILLLGLPLFLLIAYFTSKKVSVLTKELQRYRDRLVEFLNSYVRNKLLIDLYGARREETNYFYKVSTQLKDVNVKTNTIISFLNNISNLIAVITPLITLLVGSFLVINNKLSLGSLITFNTYTALLFSPIGRLLNISPMISQLKVSIERIKEVKIPAEIYKEGIYDRFLCSDDCLISVSKLIPYVEKRPLLKTELNFNIKKGELLKISGKNGIGKSILLQCLINYHKNFTGYIQIDKNVKIIYIPQENFCLKGQ
- a CDS encoding ATP-binding cassette domain-containing protein; translation: MFEGTVKENLTKGLPEYEIDFLFYLIRKFKFEIDLNRKVNAFSLNLSSGQLQKIKLIRALLSKPDILLLDEVFANLDHETSITLINYLRENLLTAIFVYHGDTERLLKQNEYNTLNLDYYAIA
- a CDS encoding DNA helicase UvrA is translated as MREKYDYWGVPFSVLYPIPNIRYKSVPHQIACDCGEKADSIKSVYRYQCKTCGRKYSLVRGDYILIENDLEE